In the Setaria italica strain Yugu1 chromosome VI, Setaria_italica_v2.0, whole genome shotgun sequence genome, one interval contains:
- the LOC101765718 gene encoding putative methylesterase 14, chloroplastic — translation MGNAFACMPRKEQRAAAAVSRSKRMGSARSARGGPKLTPAEEELLHRQALAMAIHQHLDAGGSMSRRIDAGASLSRRMGPGSTSSRRRGDLLDSVTNAKPAQIVLENLETKKIVLVHGEGFGAWCWYKTISHLEEAGLEPVALDLTGSGIDHTDTNSIATLADYSKPLIDYLDKLPEDEKVILVGHSCGGASVSYALEHCPQKISKAVFLTATMVKDGQRPFDVFSEELRSADVFLQESQFLVYGNGKDKPPTGLMFDKQQIKGLYFNQTPSKDMALAAVSMRPIPLAPIMEKLSLTPENYGTARRYFIQTLDDHMLSPDAQEKLVRENPPDGIFKIKGSDHCPFFSKPQSLNKILLEIAQIQAPAALLPGKASAEETAVKS, via the exons ATGGGCAACGCGTTCGCGTGCATGCCGCGCAAGGAGCAgcgggccgcggccgcggtgTCGCGCAGCAAGCGGATGGGGAGCGCGCGGTCGGCGCGCGGTGGGCCCAAGCtgacgccggcggaggaggagctcctGCACCGCCAGGCACTGGCCATGGCCATCCACCAGCACCTCGACGCCGGCGGCTCCATGTCGCGCCGCATCGACGCCGGGGCCTCCCTGTCCCGACGCATGGGGCCCGGCTCCACCAgctctcgccgccgcggcgacctgCTCGACTCCGTCACGAATGCTAAGCCC GCCCAAATTGTTCTGGAGAATttagaaacaaagaaaattgtCCTTGTTCATGGAGAAGGATTTGGTGCTTGGTGTTGGTACAAGACCATCTCACACTTGGAGGAAGCTGGTCTTGAGCCTGTTGCCTTAGACCTCACAGGTTCTGGCATAGATCATACTGATACAAACAGCATAGCTACACTAGCAGATTACTCCAAGCCATTAATTGATTACCTCGATAAACTTCCTGAGGATGAGAAG GTTATTTTGGTCGGCCACAGTTGCGGAGGTGCAAGTGTTTCATATGCGTTAGAACACTGCCCCCAAAAGATCTCAAAGGCGGTGTTTCTTACTGCTACGATGGTAAAGGATGGGCAGCGGCCTTTCGATGTGTTCTCGGAGGAA CTCCGGTCAGCAGATGTTTTCCTGCAAGAATCACAGTTTTTAGTTTATGGAAATGGAAAGGACAAGCCTCCTACGGGGCTGATGTTTGATAAACAGCAGATCAAGGGGCTCTATTTCAACCAAACTCCTTCCAAG GATATGGCGCTAGCTGCGGTGTCCATGAGGCCCATCCCTCTAGCCCCAATCATGGAAAAGCTCTCCCTCACCCCTGAAAACTATGGCACTGCCCGCCGCTACTTCATCCAGACGCTTGACGACCACATGCTCTCGCCTGACGCCCAGGAGAAGTTGGTCCGGGAGAACCCGCCAGACGGCATCTTCAAGATCAAGGGCAGCGACCACTGCCCCTTCTTCTCGAAGCCGCAGTCCCTCAACAAGATCTTGCTGGAGATCGCACAGATCCAAGCTccggcggcgctgctcccgGGCAAAGCAAGCGCGGAGGAAACCGCGGTGAAGTCATGA
- the LOC101783018 gene encoding non-lysosomal glucosylceramidase has protein sequence MPDGVGAVQDAAAQFHEIVDKEAEVIEAEADVWSSWECEGVVEVGRATVGEDDDVGVAGSPGSSSPLLQLVDVAAQDLEAWAVGGVSSGSRIDSRRERECWESQIKEWQRPILQDERLPECKSVFSIYFAPEWKKYSTVLSAPTADLLRGVGKASIGSWDWKLKEDKCTYHALFPRSWIGFFSRILRRAAHLYIKKKKKYYNAGHPGTRTRFFGIRTLHWKTNTRSWTVYDGEPDPEVKIACHQISPFVPHNYEESSFPAAVFTFTVHNSGSAPADVTLLFTWANSVGGKSELTGNHRNSKMKDRDGVSGVLLHHRAAGGHPPVTFAIASQETDGVGVSVCPSFTMGPSSSGGFTATRHVGPDQEARLVRARRRRRRRSPGPPSVRRWRRRWPCRRGRGGWCPCRWPGRAPT, from the exons ATGCCTGATGGTGTAGGTGCTGTCCAAGATGCGGCGGCCCAGTTCCACGAGATCGTCGATAAAGAAGCGGAGGTCATCGAAGCAGAGGCTGACGTGTGGAGTAGCTGGGAGTGCGAGGGCGTTGTTGAGGTAGGCCGCGCCACGGTTGGCGAAGATGACGATGTTGGTGTGGCAGGTTCCCCCGGCAGCAGTTCCCCCCTCCTTCAACTCGTGGACGTAGCGGCACAGGACCTCGAGGCGTGGGCGGTTGGTGGGGTGAGCTCCGGAAGCAGGATCGACAGCAGGCGAGAGAGAGAATGTTGGGAGTCCCAGATCAAGGAGTGGCAGAGGCCGATCCTGCAAGACGAAAGGCTGCCTGAATG CAAATCAGTTTTCA GCATTTATTTCGCGCCCGAATGGAAGAAGTACTCCACGGTGTTGTCTGCGCCGACTGCGGATCTCCTCAG GGGAGTGGGTAAAGCCAGTATTGGATCTTGGGACTGGAAGCTGAAGGAGGACAAATGCACTTACCACGCCCTGTTTCCAAGATCATGGATAggttttttttcgagaatacttAGGAGAGCTGCCCAcctttatattaagaagaaaaagaaatattataacGCGGGCCAtccgggcacacgcacacggtttTTTGGCATAAGAACGCTACATTGGAAAACGAATACAAGATCATGGACAGTATATGATG GTGAGCCTGACCCTGAAGTCAAGATCGCCTGCCATCAGATATCGCCCTTCGTCCCTCACAATTACGAAGAGAGCAGCTTCCCTGCTGCGGTTTTCACGTTTACG GTGCACAACTCTGGGAGCGCACCTGCAGATGTGACGCTGCTCTTCACCTGGGCT AATTCAGTTGGTGGGAAATCAGAACTGACCGGGAATCATCGCAACTCAAAAATGAA AGATCGGGACGGTGTCAGTGGCGTTCTCCTGCATCACAG ggcggccggcgggcaccCTCCGGTGACGTTCGCGATCGCATCCCAGGAAACGGACGGCGTCGGTGTCAGCGTCTGCCCGTCGTTCACGATGGGCCCGTCCAGCTCCGGCGGCTTCACGGCGACCCGACATGTGGGACCAGATCAAGAAG CACGGCTCGTTCGGgcacgccgacggcggcggcgtcgaagcCCGGGTCCTCCGtcggtgcggcggtggcggcgtcgatGGCCttgccggcgggggcgaggcggGTGGTGTCCTTGTCGCTGGCCTGGGCGTGCCCCGACGTGA
- the LOC101766825 gene encoding uncharacterized protein LOC101766825 produces the protein MPVKGAGSVSGAPRTAASAIAAVRSGVGWCGGTARRAASRLGSLLGAAGAPSPPPSSSCGSGCPLRLKPPAAPSRVPRGRVGSGDGDAQAEDDQSGARLGVQVEGHHQTQEHPRGMIYNMCTQKPPHDYLQQLYEKYRESFEYITSMLAWLLSWGKDIHGNVCLLRIKRWMDRHHTYA, from the exons ATGCCTGTGAAGGGGGCGGGCTCGGTGAGCGGCGCCCCGAGGACCGCGGCTTCGGCAATCGCTGCGGTGCGGTCAGGGGTCGGGTGGTGTGGTGGCACGGCGCGGAGGGCGGCCAGCCGCCTAGGGAGCCTCCTTGGTGCGGCGGGCGCGCCGTCCCCACCTCCGTCCTCCAGCTGCGGATCTGGCTGCCCTCTCCGACTGAAGCCCCCCGCTGCCCCTAGCCGGGTGCCGAGGGGTCGGGTGGGGAGCGGTGATGGCGACGCACAAGCGGAAGACGATCAATCTGGGGCAAGGCTGGGAGTTCAAGTAGAAGGGCATCACCAAACTCAAGAACATCCTCGAGG GATGATTTACAACATGTGCACGCAAAAGCCGCCTCATGACTACTTGCAGCAGCTCTACGAGAAGTACCGGGAGTCATTCGAGTACATCACGTCCATG CTTGCGTGGTTGTTGAGTTGGGGGAAAGATATTCATGGAAATGTTTGCCTATTGCGCATAAAGCGGTGGATGGATAGACATCACACATATGCCTAG
- the LOC101766405 gene encoding uncharacterized protein LOC101766405 has protein sequence MISGGRKVSSSTGTMETPALQSEQERPRQTTASNGSTAPVVDGIQGTTPSPSRRVDGGDSKDGETSGCSIPDLPMDIWRHIHSLMPMDAAARAACLSHAFLSSWRCYPKLTLNMHALCYKPRAFGNYFFPTYDGGNLTCRIDSILRNHSGIGLKILRLDLYGQFRSFPYIDSWLQVAVTPGIEELTLRLHEKYKLPCSILSDGVRNSIRSLQLDCCVFRPTPEPGPLRNLTKLSLMRVRITGDELECLLSNSLALEHLDLTGCDEIIILKVPSVLQQLCQVTVIVCRNLRVIENKAPSISSFTLTGEVSTLSLGEASQKMKVLGLDHANAVHYARAKLPAIMPNLERLYLCCNEVDTPMLPTKFLNLKHLYIQTIAPTFSPYLDYFSLASFLDACPSLESWNLEVSHQEVMEHESIFGGSSHLRQLPECRHHHLKSVGIIGFSSAKSLVELTCYIVKSAVSLERLTLDTLPFVSRCSGANKHEDCTSISISKSLFEEVPRGVAAIRKYIEDKVPPTAELTVLELCPRCHTTIVDEDRG, from the exons ATGATCTCGGGAGGAAGGAAGGTATCGTCGTCTACTGGTACCATGGAGACGCCGGCGCTGCAGAGCGAGCAGGAGCGGCCTCGGCAAACAACAGCCTCGA ATGGGTCTACTGCTCCAGTGGTGGATGGAATTCAGGGCACGACGCCCTCACCCAGTCGTCGAGTTGATGGTGGCGATTCCAAAGATGGAGAAACATCGGGATGTTCAATCCCGGACCTTCCTATG GACATCTGGCGCCATATACATTCTTTAATGCCAATGGATGCTGCTGCTCGTGCTGCTTGCCTTTCTCATGCCTTTCTAAGTTCCTGGAGATGTTATCCCAAACTTACTCTGAATATGCATGCGCTTTGCTATAAGCCACGTGCTTTTGgaaattatttttttccaacGTATGATGGTGGAAACTTAACCTGCAGAATTGATAGCATCCTGAGAAATCACTCAGGCATTGGCTTGAAGATACTGAGGCTTGATTTATATGGTCAATTCAGATCTTTTCCTTATATCGATAGTTGGCTCCAAGTTGCTGTTACACCAGGGATTGAAGAGCTGACACTTAGGCTACATGAAAAGTACAAGCTCCCATGCTCAATTTTATCTGATGGGGTTAGAAACTCAATTCGGTCTCTTCAACTTGACTGTTGTGTCTTCCGCCCCACACCTGAACCTGGCCCGTTGAGAAACCTAACAAAACTGAGCCTGATGCGTGTGCGTATCACAGGGGATGAATTGGAGTGCCTTCTTTCCAACTCCCTTGCTTTGGAGCATTTGGACCTCACTGGTTGCGACGAAATAATTATCCTGAAGGTACCTTCTGTGCTGCAGCAGCTTTGTCAGGTGACAGTTATTGTATGTCGGAATCTGCGAGTTATAGAGAATAAAGCACCAAGTATCTCCAGTTTCACCCTTACTGGAGAAGTTTCAACACTCTCTCTTGGAGAAGCATCGCAAAAGATGAAGGTCTTGGGCTTGGACCATGCGAATGCCGTCCATTATGCTCGTGCTAAGCTTCCAGCCATTATGCCAAATCTTGAGAgactttatttatgttgcaatgAG GTGGATACACCAATGCTGCCCACCAAATTCCTCAATCTCAAGCACCTGTACATTCAGACTATTGCGCCGACCTTTTCCCCATACCTCGATTATTTTTCTCTGGCTTCTTTCTTGGATGCGTGTCCTTCCTTGGAGTCTTGGAACCTGGAG GTATCTCATCAGGAAGTTATGGAGCATGAATCGATTTTTGGAGGTTCTTCACATTTGAGGCAGCTGCCTGaatgccgccaccaccacctcaagAGTGTTGGGATCATAGGATTCAGCTCTGCAAAGAGCTTGGTTGAGCTAACATGTTACATTGTCAAGAGCGCAGTCTCACTCGAGCGACTTACATTGGACACccttccttttgtttctaggTGTTCTGGGGCAAACAAGCACGAAGATTGCACTTCCATTAGCATTAGCAAGTCTCTGTTCGAGGAAGTCCCTAGAGGGGTGGCGGCTATAAGAAAGTACATTGAGGATAAAGTCCCACCTACAGCTGAGCTAACTGTTCTGGAACTTTGCCCACGGTGTCATACCACTATTGTGGATGAAGATAGAGGGTAA
- the LOC105914533 gene encoding uncharacterized protein LOC105914533, translating into MTLTMMSNAYFRWASFFKSMCGKFGLRSVDYSVLDLAMTDDDQTTRELWLAIKGLFHANKKSWTIFLNHDFHSMTQGDSSIVEYCSRMKTLADALHDVGHPVQDSQLVLNVLRGLNPRFTNTADDIANSTADFPWTSSAGSALVNPKFIGATEYELASFHDLMEIHSASSSSLEVDLVHCDNLSRECFMAELAKHTPPVF; encoded by the exons ATGACACTGACGATGATGTCTAACGCCTACTTCAGATGGGCGTctttcttcaagtccatgtgcggcaagttcgGCCTCCG CTCCGTCGACTACTCCGTCCTCGACCTCGCCATGACCGACGACGACCAAACCACCCGGGAACTCTGGCTCGCCATCAAGGGACTCTTCCACGCCAACAAGAAGTCCTGGACGATCTTCCTCAAccacgacttccactccatgacgcAGGGCGACTCCTCCATCGTCGAGTACTGCAGCCGCATGAAGACTCTCGCCGACGCCCTTCACGACGTCGGCCATCCCGTTCAGGACTCccagcttgtcctaaacgtACTCCGCGGCCTCAACCCACGCTTCACCAACACCGCCGACGACatcgccaactccaccgccGACTTCCC ATGGACCTCAAGTGCAGGCTCCGCCCTTGTGAACCCCAAGTTCATCGGTGCGACGGAGTACGAGCTGGCGTCCTTCCACGATCTCATGGAGATCCACTCCGCGAGCAGCTCCTCGTTGGAGGTGGATCTCGTCCACTGCGATAACCTGTCGAGGGAGTGTTTCATGGCGGAGCTCGCCAAGCACACCCCTCCTGTATTTTAG